Below is a window of Georgenia soli DNA.
GGGGGCGGACCGCCTGGCGCTCGAGGTGCTGGTGGTCTGGGCGGTGGTGGTGCTGATCCACGCGGTCGTCGGCCGGCTGTGGCTGGCGGCTCTCATCAGCGTCGCGGTGGGCGGCGTGATCGCCTTCGCGGACTACCAGAAGATGCTGATGCGCGGGGAGCCGCTGTACCCCACCGACATCGAGTACCTCAAGGACGCCGGGCTGCTGCTGCACAGCATCGGCGTCGACCCCGCCTACGTGCTGGCGGGACTGCTCGTCCTCGCGGCCGTGGTGGTCACCCTCGTCGTGCGGACCCACCGACGACGGCGGTCGGTACGGCGGGCGGGCCCCGCCCGGCCGGGCCGGTCCGGAAGGCTGCCGCTGCGCCGTCGTTGGCGCGCGCACGCCCCGCGCGTCACGGCCGGCCTCCTCGCGTTCGGCGTGCTGGCCGCGGCGGTCACCTTCAACGAGGACGGCAACCCGCTGCGGGCGCTGTGGGAACGCTCCGGCCCCACCTGGGCGCGGTGGAACCAGGTGGAGAACTACGCGGAGAACGGGTTCGTCTCCGGCCTGCTCTACAACATGCCGGGCACGGCGATGGAGCGGCCGGCCGGCTACTCCCGCGCGGCGCTGCGCGAGATCGCGGACCGGTACTCCGCCGTCGCCGCGGAGATGAACGCCACGCGCGACGCGGGCGCGCTGGCGGACACCAACGTCGTCGTCGTGCTCAGCGAGTCCTTCACCGACCCCACCCGGCTGAACGGCGTCGAGGTCGCGGAGGACCCGATCCCCTTCACCCGCGGCCTCATGGGGCGGACCCCGTCCGGCACGATGCTCAGCTCCGACTACGGCGGCGGCACGGCCAACGTCGAGTTCGAGGTGCTCACCGGGATGTCGCTGAGCAACTTCCGCGAGCAGATGCACACGCCGTACCAGATGCTCGTGCCGTACGAGGACGACTTCCCGTCCCTGCTGCGCACGGTGGGCGCCGGGCACGAGGCCATCGCGATCCACCCGTACCAGCGCAGCTTCTACAAGCGCGACGAGGTGTACGCGACCTTCGGCTTCTCACGGGCCGCGTTCGAGGACGAGATGGCCGACGCCGAGCGGGTGGAGCGGAACCCGTTCGTCTCCGACGCGGGCACCTTCACGCGCGTGGTGGACGAGCTGAGGGCCTCCGAGGACCCGATGGTCGTCAACGTGGTGACGATGCAGAACCACCGCCCCTACGACGGCAAGTACGACGAGCCGATCGACGTCGAGGGTGCGATGACGCCGATGGAGAAGCGCATGGTCGGCCAGTACCTGCGGGGCCTGCGCTACAGCGACGCGGCGGTCGAGCAGCTGGTCACCGATCTCCAGGGGCTCGACGAGCGCACGATCGTGCTGTTCTACGGCGACCACTCCCCCGCCGTGTGGTCCAGCCAGGTGTGGGCGCGCAACCCGGGCCAGGCGATGTACGAGACGCCGTGGTTCGTCTGGGCCAACTTCGAGACGGCGCCGGTCGAGCCGGCCGCCGAGCTCCTCGGGCCCAACCACCTGCTGGGCCAGCTGCAGGCCGCGGCGAACGCGCCGGTGACCCCGTACGACGCGATGCTCGCCCAGATCGCCGAGGAGGTCCCCGCCGCCGAGCGTGGCATCATGCTGGACCCGGACGGCCGCGAGATTCGCGCGGAGGACCTCTCCCCGCGGGCGCAGCAGCTGCTCGAGGACTACCGGCTCGTGCAGTACGACCTCTCCGTCGGCAAGGGCTACGCGGAGGCGGAGCTGTACGAGGTGCCCACCCCCTGAGTCACGAGTGGTCAACTCCTCCGCGAGTGGTCAAGTCCTCCGCGAGAGGTCAAGTCCTCCGCGAGAGGTCAAGTCCTCCGCGAGAGGTCACGAACTCCCGCGGCGATCACGGAAGAAGTGACATCTCGAGGAGTTCGTGACCTCTCGCGGGTGCGGGGATGGGCTCAGGTGAGGTGGTCGTGGTCGCCGCGCACCCAGGCGGCGTGCCGGGCGGCGCTGCGGCGCACGGCCGACTTCCCGCCCTGGGGGATGGTGTTGCCGAAGTTGCCGTAGATCCGGTCGAAGTCCAGCTGGAGGACGTCGCGCGCGACCCGCTGCGCCACCGCGCCCGAGAGCGGGATCCGGTTGGGGTAGCTGCGCATGAACGCGACCGTCTCCCGGTCGGGGTTCGGCCCGATGGTGTCCCCGCACAGGAGCACGCCGACGCCGTCGGCCCCCCGCCAGGTGGCGACGGCGTTACCCGGGAAGTGGCCGCCGATCTGGTGGACCACCACACCGGAGACCGGTGAGACCCGGCCGGACCAGAACCGCACGACGTCGTCCTCGCGGGCGAGCCAGCGGGCGTCCGCCTGGTTGACGAGCACCGGGACGTCGCCGAGGGCCCGGCTCCACTCCACCTGGGCGCCGAACATGTGGGGATGGCTCGCCACGATCGCGACCACCTCGCCCTCGCGGCGGACCCGGCGCACGGAGTCGTCGTCGATGAAACCGATGGGGTCCCACAGCACGTTGCCCTCGGGGGTGCAGGCGAGCAGCGCCTGCTGGCCGATACCCACGTGCGGCTCGGCGACCAGCCCGAACAGCCCCGGCTCGACCTCGTGCATCGCGACGAGGTGCCCGAGCTCGGCCATCTCCTCCAACGTCGTCCACGACTGCCCGGTGGCCGGCACCCACTGCCGCTCGTCGTCGCAGATCTCGCAGATCTCCGGCGGGGAGTCCGTGTCGGCGTGCTCGACGGCGCAGGTGCGGCAGATCCAGACGGTCATGGGGTGATCCTTGCGCCTGGGCCCACCTGGCACCAGACCTTTCCGACCGCAGTCGGCATCAGCCTCGGCCGACGACCCGCTCCAGCGCCTCCGCCAGCCCTGGGCGGACCTCGATCCCGATGGCGCCGTCGTCGCTCACGCGGCTGATCCGTTCGAAGGCGCCCCCGTGCCACCAGTAGAGGTGCGGAGAGATGCCACCAGGGGCGTCGTCGAAGCCGTTCTTCGCAAAGCCTGCAAGCGCGTTGATCACCGGCAGAGCCTCGGGCCCGTCGAGCGGGTGCAGCCCGATCTGGTGGCGGTGCGCGACCGTGACCAGGACGCCGTTCGGGTACTCCCGCTCGCCGTAGACACGCATAAGCAGGTCGCGCATCGCGAGGATCCGACTGGCGGTGTAGACCGACTCGCCGTACACCACCTGGATGGATCCCCCAGCGGGCAGGTCGATCGATTCGATCTCGTCGACGGGTTCGCGGAGCAGGTTCTCGAGCCCTGCCCGGCGTAGCTCCTCTGGGTCGAACCGGGCGACGTCGCCGTCGGTGAGCGTGACCACGGAGTCAGGGAAGTCGAGTGCCAGCGCCTCGACGAGGTCGTCCGCGACCGGTCGGGTGTACGAGAGGGACGTGGGGTCTGCCGGCAGGGCTCCGGCACCGTAGAGGCGAAGGAAGGTGCGTGCGCGGACCTCCTCGTCGGGAAGGTCCGCGGTCCCGGCCGTGGGAGCGAGGAGCGCCCGCACGTGCCGCTCGACCACGGCCGGCCACTCCCGTCGGCCGCCGGGGGCGTTGTGGCAGCTGGCGGCGACGTTCCACAGCCCGTACTTGTGGCCGTCGGTCCCGGCGAGGTGGTCCTCGTGGATGACGGCGTCGATACCGGCAGCGGCGAAGGCCTGCTGCGTGAGGCGCCGGATCTCAGCGGCGTCGGTGGCGGTGAGGAACGGCAGCGCCGAGTCAGGCGCGTCGTCGGTCCGCTCTTCACGTCGCCGTCCGAACCATCCCATCGCCGCACCTCCGTGTCGTCGCCACCGTTGGCTCCCGGAAGGTCTACCAGTCGAGCGGTGGTCGCCGGGGCGGTTTGCCGCCGCTGCCTCTCCGGAATCAGTCGTAGACCCCCTCGACCTGCCAGCGCCCGCGCTCGACGGCGAGCAGCAGCGCCGGCGCCCCGTCGGGGACCACCTGGACGTAGGCCCGGCGCCGCCCCTGGTCCGACCACCACCGCTCGGTCCCGTGCCACGGACCGGCCCACGCGAGCAGCGGGTACTCCCCCGCGTCGACCGGCGTCGGGGCCACCGCACCCCGCTTCGACGCAGGCGGTGGCGGCGGGACCAGGACGCGGGCCGGCGGGGCGCTGGCCGTGCCGCGCGCGTCCACCCGGACATCCTCGCCGACGGCGTCCACCAGCCGCACGGGCACCGGCTCAGTGGGCACGGTGGCCGGCCACGGGGTGGGCACCTGCCCGGGCCAGGGCGCGTCGGTGCGGCGCAGCGGGGCGGCGTCGTCGCCCCAGGCCACCAGGCGGGCGGCGGCCCGCGGGTCACGACCGCCCTGGAGCACCGGGACGAGCACCCCTTCCGCACCGAGCAGGCCCTGCACGCGCAGGGCGGCGCGGCCGGCCTGCGCCTCGCCGCGGCGGGCCCGGCCCCAGAGGCCGTCCTGCACCGCCCCGGCGGGGCTGACCTCCTGGGCCACGAGCTCGAGGTGGGTCAGCGGGGCCGACGGCGGACGGCCGCTGCGCCCGGACAGCCACCCCTCGAGCTGCCAGCGCACCCGGTCGGTCAGCTCTGCGGCGGTGGGGGCGCCGTCGATGCTCCAGGTACGGACCAGCTCGGTGCCGTCCTCGGTGCGGGCCGCCACCTGGAGCCGGGCGCAGACCACCCCGCGGCGCAGCATCCGTTCGGAGAGCTGCTCGGCGAGGGTGCGGGCGGCGAAGGCGGCGACGTCGGCGCGCTCGGCGGGCGGGTCGAGCTCGGTGGCGGCGAGGACGTCGTCCTCGGGCCGGGCTGAGGTGGGCGGGAGGGTGTCCAGCCCGCGCGCGAGCCGGTGCGCGACCAGGCCCCGGCCGCCGAAACGGGCCGCGACGTCGCCCGGCTCCAGGGACGCGAAGGCACCGAGGGTGCGCAGCCCGAGGCGGCGCAGCAGGTCCACCAGCTCGGCGGTCTCGGCGGCCGCCTGCCGGGTGCTGGCGGCGAGGCTCAGCGCGGCGACGTCCTGCCCGGCGAGGAACGCCGCCGAGGCCTCGGCCGGGACGAGGACACCGGCGCGGGCGGCGAGCATGGCGGTGAGCAGCCCGTCGCCGACGCCCACCTGGCACTCGGCGCCGGTCTCGGTGGCCACCGTCCCGACGAGCAGCTCGGCCAGGGCGTCCTCGGACCCGACGTGCCGCACGGGGCCGCGGGCGAGGAAGACGACCATGCCCGGGCGGACGACCTCGACCTCGGCGACGACGGTCTCCACGGCCTGCACGAGCGGCTCGAAGGCGCGGGCGTCGCGGACCGGGTCGACGGGGACGAGCACCAGCTCGGGGCAGAGCTGCTGGGCGCTGCGCCGGCGCATGCCCCGGCGCACCCCGGCGGCCCGGGCTGGCGCGGAGGCGACGACGACGCCCCGGTTGTCGTGGACGGCGACGGGGAGCTGGGGGTCCACCAGTCCCTCGGCGACAGCGGCCGCCACCGGCCAGTCGGGGACCCACAGGACCACCCGGCGCGCGGTTCCTGCGGGTGGCACCTCACACCGCCCGCAGGAGAGGCGGTTCGTGCACGAGCTCCGCGACCTCGGCCCCGACGTCGGAGGTCAGGCCCGTGTCCCGGCGGTTCTCCTCGGCGCCGCCGAGCCCGTCCGGGCCGACACGGACGTGGACCTCGCGCGCCACGGCGGCACCGGCGCGGCCGGTCGCCCGGACGGTGAGCTCCTGGTCGACCAGGTGGCCCCAGCCCTGCCCGAGCCCCTCCCAGCCGGAGCGGGTGGCGCGCAGCACCAGGTGCGCGCCGGGCCAGTCGTGCGTGCTCAGCAGGACCGCGCCCCTGGTGCGCACGCGGGCGGCGATCGAGCGGCGGTCCCGCTCCCCCAGCGCCGGACAACGGCCGACGACGAGGACGTCGAACCCGTCGGTCAGCGCGCCGACGACCGCGGCGGCGTCGGGGCCCGGGGCGGGCACGACGGCCACCCGGTCCAGGGCCAGTCCGGCCCCGGCGGCGGCGCGCCACCCGACGTCCGGCATGGCCGCGAGCGCGCACCAGGCACCGTCCGAACCGGCGGCAGCGGCGAGGGCCAGCAGCACGGAGGTGGACCCGGACACCTGGACCACGCTGCCGCGGGCGAGCGCGCCGCCGGGAAAGAGCGGGGCCAGCACCTGCGGGACGGGCAGGCTCCGGTCCGCGCCGGGCCCGAACGGGTCATGGCCGGGGTGGGCGGTCCCGCCTTGGGCATGAGCCTGGGCGGCCGGCGCGACGCTGGTGAGGGCGGGACCGACCACCGGTGGTGCGTCCGCGACCGGCCGGTCGGGCTCGCCCGTGAGAGTAGGGCTGGTGCTGAGCCCGGGGCCGCCGAGGCGGGTGCGCAGCCCGGCGGCGGTCTCCGCACGGTTCAGGGCGGCGCGGGCGGCGGCCAGGCGGGCGTGGGGGTCACGGCCGCCGGCATGGCTCGCGGTGGCGGGGACGGCCGCGAGCGAGGTCTTCATGACTCCTCCTCACACCACAGCCAGCACATTCTCGAACGCACGTTCGATCCACCTCCCAGTGTTCGTCCGGGAACAACGCTTGTCAACTGCGCTCGAG
It encodes the following:
- a CDS encoding Y-family DNA polymerase produces the protein MPPAGTARRVVLWVPDWPVAAAVAEGLVDPQLPVAVHDNRGVVVASAPARAAGVRRGMRRRSAQQLCPELVLVPVDPVRDARAFEPLVQAVETVVAEVEVVRPGMVVFLARGPVRHVGSEDALAELLVGTVATETGAECQVGVGDGLLTAMLAARAGVLVPAEASAAFLAGQDVAALSLAASTRQAAAETAELVDLLRRLGLRTLGAFASLEPGDVAARFGGRGLVAHRLARGLDTLPPTSARPEDDVLAATELDPPAERADVAAFAARTLAEQLSERMLRRGVVCARLQVAARTEDGTELVRTWSIDGAPTAAELTDRVRWQLEGWLSGRSGRPPSAPLTHLELVAQEVSPAGAVQDGLWGRARRGEAQAGRAALRVQGLLGAEGVLVPVLQGGRDPRAAARLVAWGDDAAPLRRTDAPWPGQVPTPWPATVPTEPVPVRLVDAVGEDVRVDARGTASAPPARVLVPPPPPASKRGAVAPTPVDAGEYPLLAWAGPWHGTERWWSDQGRRRAYVQVVPDGAPALLLAVERGRWQVEGVYD
- a CDS encoding LTA synthase family protein, whose product is MLQTSSAPRVVDADVPPADTPSERGPRPPSRLRRALDAAGRAVPVAALSLAVAVVVTMIVELTHVQTEPWLEPLERVDTWGADRLALEVLVVWAVVVLIHAVVGRLWLAALISVAVGGVIAFADYQKMLMRGEPLYPTDIEYLKDAGLLLHSIGVDPAYVLAGLLVLAAVVVTLVVRTHRRRRSVRRAGPARPGRSGRLPLRRRWRAHAPRVTAGLLAFGVLAAAVTFNEDGNPLRALWERSGPTWARWNQVENYAENGFVSGLLYNMPGTAMERPAGYSRAALREIADRYSAVAAEMNATRDAGALADTNVVVVLSESFTDPTRLNGVEVAEDPIPFTRGLMGRTPSGTMLSSDYGGGTANVEFEVLTGMSLSNFREQMHTPYQMLVPYEDDFPSLLRTVGAGHEAIAIHPYQRSFYKRDEVYATFGFSRAAFEDEMADAERVERNPFVSDAGTFTRVVDELRASEDPMVVNVVTMQNHRPYDGKYDEPIDVEGAMTPMEKRMVGQYLRGLRYSDAAVEQLVTDLQGLDERTIVLFYGDHSPAVWSSQVWARNPGQAMYETPWFVWANFETAPVEPAAELLGPNHLLGQLQAAANAPVTPYDAMLAQIAEEVPAAERGIMLDPDGREIRAEDLSPRAQQLLEDYRLVQYDLSVGKGYAEAELYEVPTP
- a CDS encoding MBL fold metallo-hydrolase; translation: MTVWICRTCAVEHADTDSPPEICEICDDERQWVPATGQSWTTLEEMAELGHLVAMHEVEPGLFGLVAEPHVGIGQQALLACTPEGNVLWDPIGFIDDDSVRRVRREGEVVAIVASHPHMFGAQVEWSRALGDVPVLVNQADARWLAREDDVVRFWSGRVSPVSGVVVHQIGGHFPGNAVATWRGADGVGVLLCGDTIGPNPDRETVAFMRSYPNRIPLSGAVAQRVARDVLQLDFDRIYGNFGNTIPQGGKSAVRRSAARHAAWVRGDHDHLT